Proteins encoded together in one Microplitis mediator isolate UGA2020A chromosome 7, iyMicMedi2.1, whole genome shotgun sequence window:
- the LOC130670848 gene encoding regulator of nonsense transcripts 1: MSVDAYGPSSQTLTFLDTEEADLIGADTQGSEFDFTDFTLPSPSQTQASQHDSAQSQPNQSVQINGTNGSSALDLKISGAAQNLAELQFEEEEEEAYYNRDLPEHACKYCGIHEASCVVMCNVCRKWFCNGRGNTSGSHIINHLVRAKHKEVTLHRDGPLGETVLECYSCAVRNVFVLGFIPAKADSVVVLLCRQPCAAQSSLKDMNWDQEQWKPLIEDRSFLSWLVKIPSEQEQLRARQISAQQINKLEELWRDNVDATFQDLEKPGVDEEPQQVLLRYEDGYQYQNIFGPLVKLEADYDKRLKESQTQENIEVRWDVGLNKKTIAYFMLAKTDGDMKLMHGDELRLRYLGELHKPWSGIGHVIKIPDNYGEEVGIELKNNSGAPTECVSNFVVDFIWKSTSFDRMQLALRKFAVDDTSVSAYIYHRLLGHEVEEVLFRCHLPKHFSAPNLPDLNRSQVYAVKHAVQRPLSLIQGPPGTGKTVTSATIVYQLVKQNGGPVLVCAPSNTAVDQLTEKIHKSNLKVVRLCAKSREAIDSPVSFLALHNQIKNMETNTELQKLQQLKDETGELSSADEKRYRLLKKAAEKELLEAADVICCTCVGAGDPRLHRLKFHSILIDESMQATEPECMVPVVLGAKQLILVGDHCQLGPVVMCKKAARAGLSQSLFERLVVLGIRPFRLEVQYRMHPDLSRFPSNFFYEGSLQNGVCADERKLLKIDFPWPVPDKPMFFYVTQGQEEIAGSGTSYLNRTEASNVEKITTRFLRCGVKPEQIGVITPYEGQRAYLVQYMQYQGSLHSKLYQEIEVASVDAFQGREKDIIIMSCVRSNEHQGIGFLNDPRRLNVALTRAKYGIIIVGNPKVLSKQPLWNHLLNFYKEQKVLVEGPLNNLKESMIQFAKPKKLINSANPGSHFMSTSMYDAREALIPGSVYDRSGGGQINGAAQSHNPYYQRNIPLDMFSRTHDTISYISPERAQAAMNNVPVPVGMFMNMAHVPPRFYNQHQQALQARQNQQRNRRTGIKKMGVGSSVGPRMGKFSQSDINTQPYSSQGPAGLPLTQGTTQGMSQPGFSLSQPGLSQAELSQDSFAVGDFQSQMDGLLSQDSTYQGDRSGFYQGQSQPSGQFSQPY, translated from the exons ATGAGTGTCGATGCGTATGGACCCAGCAGCCAAACTCTTACATTTTTGGACACCGAAGAGGCGGATTTAATTGGAGCTGACACTCAGGGAAGTGAATTTGACTTCACTGATTTCACGTTACCGTCGCCGAGTCAGACCCAAGCTTCCCAACATGACTCTGCCCAGAGCCAACCGAACCAATCGGTCCAG aTCAATGGAACGAACGGAAGTTCAGCattggatttaaaaatatccggTGCAGCTCAGAACCTCGCGGAGTTACAATTTGAAGAGGAAGAAGAGGAGGCTTATTACAACCGCGATTTACCAGAGCACGCATGTAAATACTGTGGCATACATGAAGCATCATGTGTTGTTATGTGCAATGTCTGCAGAAAGTGGTTCTGCAATGGACGGGGTAACACATCTGGCTCCCATATTATTAATCATCTTGTGCGCGCCAAGCACAAGGAAGTTACATTACACAG AGATGGGCCATTGGGTGAAACAGTTCTGGAATGCTACTCATGTGCCGTGAGGAATGTATTTGTCCTTGGATTCATACCAGCCAAAGCTGACTCTGTTGTTGTTTTGCTCTGCCGACAACCATGTGCTGCTCAAAGTTCGCTGAAAGATATGAactg ggATCAAGAGCAATGGAAACCGTTGATTGAAGACCGTAGTTTTTTATCATGGCTCGTAAAAATTCCATCCGAGCAGGAGCAATTACGTGCACGGCAGATATCCGCCCAGCAGATAAACAAACTCGAGGAATTATGGCGCGATAATGTGGACGCTACTTTCCAAGACCTCGAGAAGCCTGGAGTAGACGAGGAGCCGCAGCAGGTGCTGCTGCGCTACGAAGACGGCTACCAGTATCAGAATATTTTCGGACCGCTGGTGAAACTCGAGGCGGACTACGACAAGCGGCTCAAAGAGTCACAGACCCAAGAGAACATCGAAGTCCGCTGGGACGTGGGGCTCAACAAGAAGAccatcgcctactttatgttGGCTAAAACCGACGGGGACATGAAGCTGATGCACGGCGACGAGCTCCGGCTGCGTTATCTCGGTGAGCTGCACAAACCCTGGTCAGGTATCGGGCACGTCATCAAAATACCCGACAATTACGGCGAAGAAGTTGggattgaattgaaaaataattccggCGCACCGACAGAATGCGTAAGTAATTTTGTCGTTGACTTTATATGGAAGAGTACCAGCTTCGATCGTATGCAATTGGCGCTGCGTAAGTTTGCCGTTGACGACACGTCTGTGTCCGCATATATTTACCACCGTCTACTGGGCCATGAAGTCGAGGAAGTCTTGTTCCGTTGCCACTTACCCAAACACTTCAGTGCTCCAAATTTACCTGATCTGAATCGTTCCCAAGTCTACGCTGTCAAACACGCAGTACAGCGACCCCTGTCTTTGATCCAAGGACCCCCCGGTACCGGGAAAACGGTCACCAGTGCAACGATTGTCTACCAATTGGTGAAACAAAACGGTGGTCCTGTTCTGGTATGCGCGCCATCCAACACAGCAGTGGATCAACTGACAGAAAAAATCCACAAATCAAATCTCAAAGTCGTGCGTCTCTGTGCCAAGTCTCGGGAGGCTATCGATTCGCCCGTGAGTTTTCTGGCTCTGCACAACCAAATAAAAAACATGGAAACCAACACCGAGTTACAGAAATTACAGCAACTGAAAGATGAAACTGGAGAATTGTCGTCAGCAGATGAAAAACGTTAccgtttattaaaaaaagccGCTGAAAAAGAGTTACTTGAAGCCGCTGACGTGATCTGCTGTACCTGCGTGGGTGCAGGTGATCCGCGGTTGCATCGCTTGAAGTTCCACTCGATACTCATTGACGAGAGTATGCAAGCTACCGAACCCGAGTGCATGGTACCAGTAGTCTTGGGGGCCAAACAGCTGATATTAGTTGGAGATCATTGTCAACTAGGTCCAGTAGTGATGTGTAAGAAGGCAGCACGCGCTGGTTTATCCCAATCTCTATTCGAACGTCTAGTCGTGTTGGGCATCCGTCCATTCAGACTCGAAGTTCAGTATCGTATGCACCCAGACTTGTCGCGTTTCCCATCAAATTTCTTCTACGAAGGCTCTCTGCAGAACGGCGTGTGCGCTGACGAACGTAAACTCCTGAAAATAGATTTCCCATGGCCTGTACCCGACAAGCCCATGTTCTTCTACGTGACTCAGGGTCAAGAAGAGATCGCCGGAAGCGGTACCTCGTATCTTAACCGCACAGAAGCTTCtaatgttgaaaaaataaccaCGAGATTTTTGCGCTGCGGCGTGAAACCCGAGCAGATCGGTGTCATTACGCCCTACGAAGGACAGCGCGCTTACTTGGTACAGTACATGCAGTACCAGGGCTCATTGCACTCAAAGCTCTACCAAGAAATAGAAGTAGCCAGCGTTGACGCGTTTCAAGGACGTGAGAAAGACATCATCATAATGTCCTGCGTCCGCTCAAACGAGCACCAGGGCATCGGTTTTCTGAATGACCCGCGTCGTTTGAACGTCGCGCTGACCCGTGCCAAGTACGGAATCATAATTGTCGGCAACCCGAAAGTTCTGTCAAAGCAGCCGCTGTGGAACCACCTGCTGAACTTTTACAAAGAGCAGAAGGTCCTGGTAGAAGGGCccttgaataatttaaaagagtCAATGATCCAGTTCGCTAAAccaaagaaattaataaactcaGCGAATCCCGGGTCGCACTTTATGTCGACCTCGATGTACGACGCGCGCGAAGCTCTGATACCTGGCTCCGTTTACGACAGATCTGGCGGCGGGCAAATAAATGGAGCTGCGCAGTCACACAATCCTTACTACCAACGCAACATACCCTTGGATATGTTCAGCAGAACCCACGATACCATAAGTTACATAAGTCCCGAGCGGGCGCAAGCTGCTATGAACAACGTCCCCGTGCCAGTGGGAATGTTCATGAACATGGCCCACGTGCCCCCTCGATTTTACAATCAACATCAGCAGGCACTGCAGGCAAGACAGAACCAGCAGCGCAACCGCCGCACGGGGATTAAAAAAATGGGCGTTGGCAGCAGCGTCGGACCACGTATGGGCAAGTTCAGCCAAAGTGACATCAACACCCAGCCCTACAGCAGCCAAGGACCTGCTGGTCTGCCACTCACTCAAGGAACGACCCAAGGAATGTCGCAGCCCGGCTTCAGTCTTTCTCAGCCCGGTCTGTCCCAGGCTGAACTATCCCAGGACTCATTCGCTGTCGGCGACTTCCAGTCACAGATGGACGGTCTGCTGAGTCAGGACTCGACTTATCAGGGCGACAGGAGTGGATTCTATCAGGGACAATCACAACCAAGTGGACAATTCTCACAGCCGTACTGA
- the LOC130671027 gene encoding uncharacterized protein LOC130671027: MGRDSRKVSRELRSSEKINKSRSVKRKNVFNPKTAERDESIQSTSSKKLKQNTEDDVPEDSSTEFRIINFIQVFTAISALIKCKKCDGNVVFQTASTRGLGFKIVVACNNCGNEYIPSCSFVGHSYEINRRFIFVMRILGIGYEGLCKFCGLMDMPSFLDKSTHTILLKQILNCSKAVAETFMTKAVNEEKQAMPTTENEDINHLTVSGDGTWQKRGYTSSFGVSSIIGYFTGKILDINIKSAYCKLCEYWKKKTNTVEFEEWYQSHEDVCSANHQGSSGKMEVDAMVEMFSYSETKYGVKYANYIGDGDSKTYSGIIKSDPYENTTVNKKECIGHVQKRMGSRLRTLKSKQKGLGGRGKLTGKLIDKLTVYYGLAIRRHCDSIENMKSAIMATFYHYGSSDEKPNHDMCPKGEESWCSYQRAEARGELDTFSHDYSPLPSDVLKAIKPIYEDLSNENLLSRCVGGFNQNNNESFNQLVWKICPKTVNTSFTIVQIAAYVAMCIFNEGINSLLVLMNTLGLNCGPNSHRYAERMDAARIKVADKRANDNTREGRLQRRHQQIDILEAAMSAEELLYGPGIDDSV; this comes from the exons atgggacgtgattctagaaaggtttcaagagaacttcggagttctgaaaaaattaataagtcgcgttcagtcaaaagaaagaatgtttttaatccgaaaacagccgaacgtgatgaaagtattcagagtacatcttctaaaaaattaaaacaaaacactgaagatgatgtacctgaagacagcagtactgaatttcgaataataaattttattcaggtattcactgcaatttctgctcttataaaatgtaaaaaatgtgatggaaatgtagtgtttcaaacagcaagtacacgtgggctgggattcaaaattgtagttgcatgtaataactgtggaaatgaatatattccttcctgttctttcgttgggcattcttatgaaataaacagacgtttcatttttgtaatgagaatactaggaataggatacgaaggattgtgcaagttttgcggcctgatggacatgccgtcttttttagataaatctacgcatacaattttactgaaacagattttgaattgtagtaaagccgtcgcagaaaccttcatgacgaaagctgtgaatgaagaaaagcaagcaatgccaacaactgaaaatgaagatataaatcatctaactgtatcgggagatggaacctggcaaaaacggggatatacatcgtcatttggagtttcttctataattggctattttactggaaagattcttgacataaacattaaaagtgcatattgtaagctatgtgagtattggaaaaaaaaaacaaatactgttgagttcgaggaatggtatcaatcgcatgaagatgtgtgttctgctaatcatcaagggtcttctgggaaaatggaggtggatgcgatggtcgaaatgttttcgtattctgaaactaaatatggagttaagtatgccaactatattggtgatggtgactccaagacctattcaggaattataaaatcagatccttacgaaaatacaactgtaaataaaaaggaatgtatagggcatgtccaaaagcggatggggagtcgattacgtacgctgaagagtaaacaaaaaggtcttggtggtcgaggtaagctcacaggaaaattaatagacaaactaactgtgtactatggtttagcaatacgccggcattgtgattctattgaaaatatgaaatctgctataatggcaaccttttatcactacggctcgagtgatgaaaaaccgaatcatgatatgtgtccaaaaggcgaagaatcttggtgctcttaccagcgcgctgaagcaagaggagagcttgataccttttctcacgattattctcctttaccttctgatgttttaaaagctatcaagcctatatacgaagatcttagtaatgaaaatttactttcaagatgtgtaggtggattcaatcagaataataatgaaagctttaaccaactagtatggaaaatatgtccaaaaacggtaaatactagttttactatcgtacaaatagctgcatacgttgctatgtgtatatttaatgagggtataaattcattattagtcttgatgaatacactaggacttaattgtgggcctaattctcatcggtatgcagaaagaatggatgctgcacgtatcaaagtagcagataagcgcgctaatgataacacccgagaaggtcgattgcaacgtaggcaccagcaaatcgatattttggaagctgctatgtcggctgaagagctattatatggtccaggaatagatgactcagt atga
- the LOC130671776 gene encoding protein tyrosine phosphatase domain-containing protein 1-like isoform X1 produces MDVSSLIPAGLRQELDICTVTANYNKLSENFRKLTPIAIQCAIFCGGSRCKYENSAWPPVHMAIRDIFSHWVTDDVLAMARPSTAQLLQKNVISQFKEWSIKTIINLQTPGEHASCGGPLEESGFTYDPSEFMKNSIYYYNFAWKDYDQATVEKLLDMVKVVAFAVQEGRVAIHCHAGLGRTGVLIACYLIYSLRVRASDAIRFVRKKRPGAIQTRGQIKCIKDFEHYILPQMIIFPTKITYGGLSRRKNNLGIFLMKQWNVLHGYEQRTFKYIPKIVFVLCERILQLCNCQDDNSPAEINFFINDTPFTNKFITSALELLNRGKNSNNMRHSFSWAECLSQASFDYSNNSKIETSISSRDTCEDIKRLDDVFCTSPESPSCSTDYPVSDDNYLDDVLADCIHGQDLYDNDCYKEIQSQLLLKTAAQKEEFVYVSIDEVVNALLCDSSKLTDDEKKIFLQYQTDLNNKNSSWQRLVLETNLRVLGNLLYEWLEMLKRPILDMEALSQIVIRGSRPRECLLKFEPCNRYLLEYLLRFVSRLRPLSTDKQTLVIKRIIASLTHQTVWIRGTLMPSDKNFQKLRGGTAGKLMDFFLRFLNLIEEINIQDYSQRSWSSSRWSITSSRLQIIKDMDCE; encoded by the exons aTGGATGTGAGCTCATTGATACCAGCAGGTCTACGACAAGAATTAGATATATGTACGGTAACagcaaattataataaattatccgaaaattttcgtaaattAACTCCGATAGCTATTCAATGTGCGATTTTTTGTGGCGGCTCAAGATGCAAATACGAAAATTCAGCTTGGCCACCTGTGCACATGGCAATACGGGACATTTTTTCTCATtg GGTAACCGACGACGTATTAGCGATGGCACGTCCAAGCACGGCACAgctattacaaaaaaacgtGATATCACAATTTAAAGAATGGAgtataaaaactattattaatttacaaacaCCCGGAGAGCATGCAAGTTGTGGTGGTCCACTGGAGGAAAGTGGTTTTACTTATGATCCATcggaatttatgaaaaattcaa tttattattataattttgccTGGAAAGATTACGATCAAGcaacagttgaaaaattactggACATGGTCAAGGTGGTAGCGTTTGCGGTGCAGGAGGGTCGCGTCgccattcattgtcatgcag GACTGGGAAGAACGGGTGTTCTTATTGCATGTTACCTGATCTATAGCTTACGAGTACGTGCCAGCGATGCAATACGTTTCGTACGAAAGAAACGTCCAGGTGCAATCCAAACACGTGgacaaataaaatgtataaaagaTTTTGAGCACTACATACTTCCGCAAATGATAATATTCCCAACGAAAATAACTTATGGAGGATTAAGCCgtaggaaaaataatttaggtaTATTTCTAATGAAACAATGGAATGTACTACATGGTTACGAACAACgcacatttaaatatattcccAAAATAGTATTCGTATTATGTGAAAGAATACTGCAATTATGTAATTGTCAAGATGATAATTCACCagcagaaattaatttttttataaatgatacACCATTtacgaataaatttatcaccaGTGCTTTGGAATTATTGAATCgaggaaaaaattcaaataatatgaGACATTCATTTTCGTGGGCTGAATGTCTTTCTCAAGCATCATTTGATTactcaa ATAATTCTAAAATAGAAACTAGTATTTCTTCTCGAGATACATGTGAAGATATTAAACGCCTAGATGATGTCTTTTGCACATCACCAGAGTCTCCATCATGTTCAACTGATTACCCAG TTTCAGATGATAATTATCTAGATGATGTACTAGCTGACTGTATACACGGACAAGATTTGTATGACAATGACTGTTACAAAGAAATCCAATCGCAATTACTACTTAAAACCGCGGCTCAAAAAGAAGAGTTTGTCTACGTCAGCATTGATGAAGTTGTTAATGCGCTACTTTGTGATAGTTCTAAATTAACAgatgatgagaaaaaaatctttctaCAGTATCag acagatttaaataataaaaattcatcatgGCAACGATTGGTGCTGGAAACAAATTTACGAGTCCTGGGAAACCTTCTCTATGAGTGGTTGGAAATGTTGAAGCGACCAATTTTAGATATGGAAGCACTAAGTCAGATAGTGATCCGAGGTTCAAGGCCACGGGAATGCCTGCTGAAGTTTGAGCCTTGCAATCGATATTTACTCGAGTATCTCCTGCGTTTCGTGTCACGTCTCCGTCCTTTGTCGACGGATAAACAAACCCTAGTGATAAAACGGATCATCGCGTCGCTTACACATCAAACTGTTTGGATCAGAGGAACTTTGATGCCCTCAg ataaaaattttcaaaaactacgCGGCGGGACTGCTGGCAAACtaatggacttttttttaagatttttgaatttaattgaagaaataaaCATCCAAGATTACAGCCAACGTTCGTGGTCATCATCCAGGTGGTCTATTACCAGCAGTCGTTTGCAAATTATTAAAGATATGGATTGTGAATAA
- the LOC130671776 gene encoding protein tyrosine phosphatase domain-containing protein 1-like isoform X2 encodes MDVSSLIPAGLRQELDICTVTANYNKLSENFRKLTPIAIQCAIFCGGSRCKYENSAWPPVHMAIRDIFSHWVTDDVLAMARPSTAQLLQKNVISQFKEWSIKTIINLQTPGEHASCGGPLEESGFTYDPSEFMKNSIYYYNFAWKDYDQATVEKLLDMVKVVAFAVQEGRVAIHCHAGLGRTGVLIACYLIYSLRVRASDAIRFVRKKRPGAIQTRGQIKCIKDFEHYILPQMIIFPTKITYGGLSRRKNNLGIFLMKQWNVLHGYEQRTFKYIPKIVFVLCERILQLCNCQDDNSPAEINFFINDTPFTNKFITSALELLNRGKNSNNMRHSFSWAECLSQASFDYSNNSKIETSISSRDTCEDIKRLDDVFCTSPESPSCSTDYPDDNYLDDVLADCIHGQDLYDNDCYKEIQSQLLLKTAAQKEEFVYVSIDEVVNALLCDSSKLTDDEKKIFLQYQTDLNNKNSSWQRLVLETNLRVLGNLLYEWLEMLKRPILDMEALSQIVIRGSRPRECLLKFEPCNRYLLEYLLRFVSRLRPLSTDKQTLVIKRIIASLTHQTVWIRGTLMPSDKNFQKLRGGTAGKLMDFFLRFLNLIEEINIQDYSQRSWSSSRWSITSSRLQIIKDMDCE; translated from the exons aTGGATGTGAGCTCATTGATACCAGCAGGTCTACGACAAGAATTAGATATATGTACGGTAACagcaaattataataaattatccgaaaattttcgtaaattAACTCCGATAGCTATTCAATGTGCGATTTTTTGTGGCGGCTCAAGATGCAAATACGAAAATTCAGCTTGGCCACCTGTGCACATGGCAATACGGGACATTTTTTCTCATtg GGTAACCGACGACGTATTAGCGATGGCACGTCCAAGCACGGCACAgctattacaaaaaaacgtGATATCACAATTTAAAGAATGGAgtataaaaactattattaatttacaaacaCCCGGAGAGCATGCAAGTTGTGGTGGTCCACTGGAGGAAAGTGGTTTTACTTATGATCCATcggaatttatgaaaaattcaa tttattattataattttgccTGGAAAGATTACGATCAAGcaacagttgaaaaattactggACATGGTCAAGGTGGTAGCGTTTGCGGTGCAGGAGGGTCGCGTCgccattcattgtcatgcag GACTGGGAAGAACGGGTGTTCTTATTGCATGTTACCTGATCTATAGCTTACGAGTACGTGCCAGCGATGCAATACGTTTCGTACGAAAGAAACGTCCAGGTGCAATCCAAACACGTGgacaaataaaatgtataaaagaTTTTGAGCACTACATACTTCCGCAAATGATAATATTCCCAACGAAAATAACTTATGGAGGATTAAGCCgtaggaaaaataatttaggtaTATTTCTAATGAAACAATGGAATGTACTACATGGTTACGAACAACgcacatttaaatatattcccAAAATAGTATTCGTATTATGTGAAAGAATACTGCAATTATGTAATTGTCAAGATGATAATTCACCagcagaaattaatttttttataaatgatacACCATTtacgaataaatttatcaccaGTGCTTTGGAATTATTGAATCgaggaaaaaattcaaataatatgaGACATTCATTTTCGTGGGCTGAATGTCTTTCTCAAGCATCATTTGATTactcaa ATAATTCTAAAATAGAAACTAGTATTTCTTCTCGAGATACATGTGAAGATATTAAACGCCTAGATGATGTCTTTTGCACATCACCAGAGTCTCCATCATGTTCAACTGATTACCCAG ATGATAATTATCTAGATGATGTACTAGCTGACTGTATACACGGACAAGATTTGTATGACAATGACTGTTACAAAGAAATCCAATCGCAATTACTACTTAAAACCGCGGCTCAAAAAGAAGAGTTTGTCTACGTCAGCATTGATGAAGTTGTTAATGCGCTACTTTGTGATAGTTCTAAATTAACAgatgatgagaaaaaaatctttctaCAGTATCag acagatttaaataataaaaattcatcatgGCAACGATTGGTGCTGGAAACAAATTTACGAGTCCTGGGAAACCTTCTCTATGAGTGGTTGGAAATGTTGAAGCGACCAATTTTAGATATGGAAGCACTAAGTCAGATAGTGATCCGAGGTTCAAGGCCACGGGAATGCCTGCTGAAGTTTGAGCCTTGCAATCGATATTTACTCGAGTATCTCCTGCGTTTCGTGTCACGTCTCCGTCCTTTGTCGACGGATAAACAAACCCTAGTGATAAAACGGATCATCGCGTCGCTTACACATCAAACTGTTTGGATCAGAGGAACTTTGATGCCCTCAg ataaaaattttcaaaaactacgCGGCGGGACTGCTGGCAAACtaatggacttttttttaagatttttgaatttaattgaagaaataaaCATCCAAGATTACAGCCAACGTTCGTGGTCATCATCCAGGTGGTCTATTACCAGCAGTCGTTTGCAAATTATTAAAGATATGGATTGTGAATAA